Proteins from a single region of Struthio camelus isolate bStrCam1 chromosome W, bStrCam1.hap1, whole genome shotgun sequence:
- the LOC104150535 gene encoding tumor necrosis factor alpha-induced protein 8 isoform X1 — protein sequence MSLEADESKEVATDVFNSKSLAIQAQKKILGKMVSKSIATTLIDDTSSDVLDELYRVTKEYTQNKKEAEKIIKNLIKIVLKLAILYRNNQFNQDEIALMETFKKKVHQLAKTVVSFHQVDYTFDRNFLSKLLNDCRELLHQIIQRHLTAKSHGRVNNVFDHFSDCEFLAALYNPFGTYKLHLQKLCDGVNKMLDEGNI from the exons ATGAGTTTGGAAGCTGATGAATCCAAGGAAg tggccACAGATGTCTTCAATTCCAAAAGTTTGGCCATTCAGGCCCAGAAGAAGATCCTTGGAAAAATGGTGTCCAAATCAATAGCAACTACTTTGATAGATGACACAAGCAGTGATGTTTTAGATGAGCTCTACCGAGTGACAAAGGaatacacacaaaataaaaaggaagcagagaagatCATTAAAAACCTCATTAAAATAGTCCTCAAATTGGCAATTCTCTACAGGAACAACCAATTTAATCAGGATGAAATAGCATTGATGGAGACATTCAAgaagaaagttcatcagctggctAAGACCGTGGTCAGTTTCCATCAGGTGGATTATACCTTTGACAGGAATTTCCTATCCAAACTGTTAAATGATTGTAGAGAGCTACTTCATCAAATCATTCAGCGTCACCTAACTGCAAAATCACATGGACGTGTCAACAATGTGTTTGATCACTTTTCTGATTGTGAATTTTTGGCTGCCTTGTACAATCCCTTTGGAACTTATAAACTCCATTTGCAGAAACTTTGTGATGGTGTCAACAAAATGCTAGATGAGGGGAACATATAA
- the LOC104150535 gene encoding tumor necrosis factor alpha-induced protein 8 isoform X5, translating to MATDVFNSKSLAIQAQKKILGKMVSKSIATTLIDDTSSDVLDELYRVTKEYTQNKKEAEKIIKNLIKIVLKLAILYRNNQFNQDEIALMETFKKKVHQLAKTVVSFHQVDYTFDRNFLSKLLNDCRELLHQIIQRHLTAKSHGRVNNVFDHFSDCEFLAALYNPFGTYKLHLQKLCDGVNKMLDEGNI from the exons A tggccACAGATGTCTTCAATTCCAAAAGTTTGGCCATTCAGGCCCAGAAGAAGATCCTTGGAAAAATGGTGTCCAAATCAATAGCAACTACTTTGATAGATGACACAAGCAGTGATGTTTTAGATGAGCTCTACCGAGTGACAAAGGaatacacacaaaataaaaaggaagcagagaagatCATTAAAAACCTCATTAAAATAGTCCTCAAATTGGCAATTCTCTACAGGAACAACCAATTTAATCAGGATGAAATAGCATTGATGGAGACATTCAAgaagaaagttcatcagctggctAAGACCGTGGTCAGTTTCCATCAGGTGGATTATACCTTTGACAGGAATTTCCTATCCAAACTGTTAAATGATTGTAGAGAGCTACTTCATCAAATCATTCAGCGTCACCTAACTGCAAAATCACATGGACGTGTCAACAATGTGTTTGATCACTTTTCTGATTGTGAATTTTTGGCTGCCTTGTACAATCCCTTTGGAACTTATAAACTCCATTTGCAGAAACTTTGTGATGGTGTCAACAAAATGCTAGATGAGGGGAACATATAA
- the LOC104150535 gene encoding tumor necrosis factor alpha-induced protein 8 isoform X2 gives MERVATDVFNSKSLAIQAQKKILGKMVSKSIATTLIDDTSSDVLDELYRVTKEYTQNKKEAEKIIKNLIKIVLKLAILYRNNQFNQDEIALMETFKKKVHQLAKTVVSFHQVDYTFDRNFLSKLLNDCRELLHQIIQRHLTAKSHGRVNNVFDHFSDCEFLAALYNPFGTYKLHLQKLCDGVNKMLDEGNI, from the exons ATGGAGAGAG tggccACAGATGTCTTCAATTCCAAAAGTTTGGCCATTCAGGCCCAGAAGAAGATCCTTGGAAAAATGGTGTCCAAATCAATAGCAACTACTTTGATAGATGACACAAGCAGTGATGTTTTAGATGAGCTCTACCGAGTGACAAAGGaatacacacaaaataaaaaggaagcagagaagatCATTAAAAACCTCATTAAAATAGTCCTCAAATTGGCAATTCTCTACAGGAACAACCAATTTAATCAGGATGAAATAGCATTGATGGAGACATTCAAgaagaaagttcatcagctggctAAGACCGTGGTCAGTTTCCATCAGGTGGATTATACCTTTGACAGGAATTTCCTATCCAAACTGTTAAATGATTGTAGAGAGCTACTTCATCAAATCATTCAGCGTCACCTAACTGCAAAATCACATGGACGTGTCAACAATGTGTTTGATCACTTTTCTGATTGTGAATTTTTGGCTGCCTTGTACAATCCCTTTGGAACTTATAAACTCCATTTGCAGAAACTTTGTGATGGTGTCAACAAAATGCTAGATGAGGGGAACATATAA
- the LOC104150535 gene encoding tumor necrosis factor alpha-induced protein 8 isoform X3: MATDVFNSKSLAIQAQKKILGKMVSKSIATTLIDDTSSDVLDELYRVTKEYTQNKKEAEKIIKNLIKIVLKLAILYRNNQFNQDEIALMETFKKKVHQLAKTVVSFHQVDYTFDRNFLSKLLNDCRELLHQIIQRHLTAKSHGRVNNVFDHFSDCEFLAALYNPFGTYKLHLQKLCDGVNKMLDEGNI, encoded by the coding sequence tggccACAGATGTCTTCAATTCCAAAAGTTTGGCCATTCAGGCCCAGAAGAAGATCCTTGGAAAAATGGTGTCCAAATCAATAGCAACTACTTTGATAGATGACACAAGCAGTGATGTTTTAGATGAGCTCTACCGAGTGACAAAGGaatacacacaaaataaaaaggaagcagagaagatCATTAAAAACCTCATTAAAATAGTCCTCAAATTGGCAATTCTCTACAGGAACAACCAATTTAATCAGGATGAAATAGCATTGATGGAGACATTCAAgaagaaagttcatcagctggctAAGACCGTGGTCAGTTTCCATCAGGTGGATTATACCTTTGACAGGAATTTCCTATCCAAACTGTTAAATGATTGTAGAGAGCTACTTCATCAAATCATTCAGCGTCACCTAACTGCAAAATCACATGGACGTGTCAACAATGTGTTTGATCACTTTTCTGATTGTGAATTTTTGGCTGCCTTGTACAATCCCTTTGGAACTTATAAACTCCATTTGCAGAAACTTTGTGATGGTGTCAACAAAATGCTAGATGAGGGGAACATATAA